TATATCGGCTTCTTGCCACGTCTTTTTTCTTCCGCTTCTTGGTGCATCCCACAGCCCATCTTCTCCTTTTAGTATCCACATCTGAAGGCTTCTTCTGACTGTATTGGCAGCCCAATTCATCCATTCTGCTATTTGAGCTACTGTCCACCCTTTTGAACTCAAGCATAGAACTTCGGCTCTTTTTCTCGTCCTTTCTGGCACTTGAAGATTTTGGCTTAACTCCCGTAGCTTTTGGAATTCTAGCTCACTAAGACTAATTTTTAATCGGGCTGGCATATTGTGATTGCCTCTTTTTTATAGGTTTTTCTATTTTACGTTTAATTAGGCACACCTACTTAGCAGTGAAGAACAGCACAACTATAAGTCAAAACAATGAGCAGAATTCAAAGGCTTGAGTTTTCTCTAAATTTTAATCCGACTCTTACAGTCCGTCTTGCTGGTGATATTGAACAGTTCACTCGTATGTTGTTTCTTGAAAGGATTCAACCCACTGCCTACCCCCCAAGAAATTGCCCTAACCAACCGACTAGCCTTGTGACTATCACCAAAACCGGCAAGCTA
The DNA window shown above is from Ancylothrix sp. D3o and carries:
- a CDS encoding helix-turn-helix domain-containing protein, whose amino-acid sequence is MPARLKISLSELEFQKLRELSQNLQVPERTRKRAEVLCLSSKGWTVAQIAEWMNWAANTVRRSLQMWILKGEDGLWDAPRSGRKKTWQEADIQYLEERCALDERTYNSKLLSILLKQERQVELSPAQIRKILKKKGLKWKRT